From a region of the Mycobacterium sp. SMC-8 genome:
- a CDS encoding IS1380 family transposase has product MKRSAVRSLLVDSGRESLVSSAGGLLLARTLHVSGLEKAMSEVLKRWRAPRTLHDPAKVLTDVAIAVALGGDCAADIAVVRAQPELFGAVASDATVSRLIATLAGDVDAAVAAIRAARAAARAHIWRRQQPLAGTSGSQVIVDLDATLVTAHSDKQGATPTFKYGYGFHPMLAFVDHGSHGSGEALVGLLRPGSAGSNSAADHISVLDAALAQLPEPERARVLVRTDTGGGVKDFLHHITDLGLQYSVGFYGMPPIVEALRRVPRRAWRAALDGDGTPREGAQVAELTRYLPDTLKGWPAGMRVIARRERPHPGAQLRLTDDNGWRITCFATNTRGWSICDLEVRHRQRARAEDRIRNLKDTGLTNLPFHGFAQNQIWLEITLLAADLLVWTQVLAFTGHPARGWEPKRLRLRLLAVAGRIITSGRRRYLRLPRGWPWSDLIEFGWTALQPT; this is encoded by the coding sequence GTGAAGCGTAGCGCGGTTCGTTCTCTGCTGGTGGATTCAGGTCGCGAGTCGTTGGTCTCGTCGGCCGGCGGGCTGCTGTTGGCTCGGACGCTGCACGTCTCGGGACTGGAAAAGGCCATGTCAGAGGTCTTGAAGCGGTGGCGGGCACCACGAACCCTGCACGACCCGGCCAAGGTGCTCACCGATGTCGCGATCGCGGTGGCACTCGGCGGTGACTGTGCCGCCGATATCGCGGTGGTGCGTGCTCAGCCCGAGCTGTTCGGGGCGGTGGCCTCCGATGCCACCGTGTCACGTCTGATCGCCACGCTGGCCGGCGACGTCGATGCCGCCGTTGCGGCGATCCGCGCGGCCCGGGCAGCAGCCCGCGCGCACATATGGCGGCGCCAGCAACCGCTGGCCGGTACCTCAGGCAGCCAGGTCATCGTCGATCTGGACGCCACCCTGGTGACCGCCCACAGCGACAAACAGGGCGCCACCCCAACCTTCAAGTACGGATACGGGTTTCATCCCATGCTCGCCTTCGTCGACCACGGCAGCCACGGATCCGGTGAAGCCCTGGTCGGGTTGCTGCGACCCGGCTCAGCCGGCTCCAACAGCGCTGCTGACCACATCAGTGTCCTGGATGCCGCGTTGGCCCAACTGCCCGAACCCGAACGGGCCCGGGTGCTGGTGCGCACCGACACCGGTGGCGGGGTCAAGGACTTCCTGCACCACATCACCGACCTGGGACTGCAGTACTCAGTCGGGTTCTACGGCATGCCCCCGATCGTCGAAGCGCTGCGCCGGGTCCCGCGGCGGGCGTGGCGGGCTGCCCTCGACGGCGACGGCACACCACGCGAGGGCGCCCAGGTCGCTGAGTTGACCCGCTACCTGCCCGACACGCTGAAAGGCTGGCCGGCAGGGATGCGGGTCATCGCCCGCCGAGAACGTCCCCATCCCGGCGCGCAGTTGCGCCTGACCGATGACAACGGGTGGCGGATCACGTGCTTTGCGACCAACACCCGCGGTTGGTCGATCTGCGATCTCGAAGTCCGGCACCGTCAACGCGCCCGCGCGGAAGACCGCATCCGCAACCTCAAAGACACCGGACTGACCAACCTGCCGTTTCACGGGTTCGCCCAGAATCAGATCTGGCTGGAGATCACCCTGCTGGCCGCTGACCTGCTGGTCTGGACCCAAGTCCTGGCCTTCACCGGCCACCCGGCCAGAGGCTGGGAACCCAAACGACTACGCCTGCGCCTGCTTGCCGTCGCCGGACGCATCATCACCTCAGGGCGTCGCCGCTACCTACGGCTGCCAAGAGGCTGGCCGTGGAGCGACCTCATCGAATTCGGCTGGACCGCACTGCAACCCACCTAA
- a CDS encoding glycosyltransferase has protein sequence MLGAYPPAPWGPAGFICALTDALSARGSDVGVVRVADGSRSADRRVVGELVNGSASSADECVASLNQSDVAVIHHEHGLYGGAHGDALLDVIDGLCVPSIAVVHNVLKNPAPHQRWVLERVAATVDRLVVLSEAARERLCREYGVDRYKIAMIPHGAVLPSGPRLKRGSRPVILTCGLLGPGKGVERVIDVMSSLQSVPGRPRYLVAGPTHPKVLAGEGETYRDARVEQAGRSGVADSVLLDGRCIDRASLAALHQAAAVIVLPYDSADQVASGALVAAVASGRPVVATAFPHAVELLRDGAGSIVAHDDPEALAAALRRILTQPRLAGAMAAKARQMAPAMAWPVVADAYLQVAAQLMAQRRTRV, from the coding sequence ATGCTCGGCGCCTATCCACCGGCGCCGTGGGGGCCGGCCGGTTTCATCTGTGCGCTGACGGACGCGTTGAGCGCTCGTGGATCCGACGTCGGTGTCGTGCGGGTCGCCGACGGCTCGCGATCTGCCGACCGCCGGGTCGTCGGGGAGCTGGTCAACGGTTCCGCATCGTCGGCAGACGAGTGCGTGGCATCGCTCAATCAGAGCGACGTCGCGGTGATACACCACGAGCACGGCCTCTACGGTGGCGCACACGGAGACGCTCTGCTCGACGTCATCGACGGATTGTGCGTCCCGTCGATTGCCGTCGTGCACAACGTTCTCAAAAACCCTGCTCCGCACCAACGTTGGGTCCTCGAGCGGGTGGCGGCCACGGTCGATCGGCTGGTGGTGTTGTCCGAGGCGGCGCGGGAGAGACTGTGTCGTGAGTATGGCGTGGACCGCTACAAGATCGCCATGATTCCGCATGGCGCCGTACTTCCCAGCGGTCCACGGTTGAAACGCGGTAGCAGACCGGTCATCCTGACTTGCGGCCTGTTGGGCCCCGGAAAAGGTGTCGAGCGCGTCATCGACGTGATGTCCTCGCTGCAGAGCGTCCCTGGCCGTCCCCGGTATCTGGTGGCCGGACCGACGCATCCGAAAGTGCTTGCCGGCGAGGGTGAGACCTACCGCGACGCTCGGGTGGAGCAGGCCGGTCGAAGCGGCGTCGCGGACTCGGTGCTCTTGGACGGCCGCTGCATCGACCGGGCATCGCTGGCAGCACTCCACCAGGCGGCCGCGGTCATCGTGTTGCCCTACGACAGTGCCGATCAGGTGGCCTCGGGGGCCCTTGTTGCTGCTGTCGCAAGCGGTCGGCCTGTCGTGGCCACGGCGTTCCCGCATGCGGTGGAACTGCTGCGCGACGGTGCCGGCAGCATCGTGGCTCACGACGACCCTGAAGCGCTCGCCGCCGCCTTGCGTCGGATTCTGACGCAGCCACGGCTGGCCGGGGCGATGGCGGCCAAGGCCCGCCAAATGGCGCCGGCGATGGCGTGGCCGGTTGTCGCCGACGCCTACCTCCAGGTCGCAGCACAGCTGATGGCGCAGCGGCGGACACGGGTGTAA
- a CDS encoding DUF6307 family protein: MAAPKRFRTPYQNRVTLVQDTVRQHSALDEDAARELAVRVLHALDSIPEKVR, translated from the coding sequence ATGGCTGCGCCGAAAAGATTCCGAACCCCCTACCAGAACCGGGTAACGCTCGTCCAGGACACCGTCAGGCAACACTCCGCACTCGACGAAGACGCCGCACGCGAACTGGCGGTGCGCGTGTTGCATGCGCTGGACTCCATACCCGAGAAAGTGCGCTGA
- a CDS encoding GAF and ANTAR domain-containing protein yields MSITEQLLAAVGGRRGVEAADRLCRACVALLDVDAVAISLVFDGANAGTLGSSGPPARHYDEQQFILGEGPCLDSVVRRVPVLVADLAAPAGRRWPLYGPTLLDMQISGVCAIPVAVAGEYVGALDLFRVRPGALTADQLDGALVAAELAEAPLLDLLDADLQAAVNDPGSDTWAELNKLSRAEISQATGMLVAQLEVEPDEALIRLRAFAYTSGRPATEVAHEILKRRLRLPDDRHHDDTG; encoded by the coding sequence GTGTCGATCACCGAGCAGTTGCTCGCGGCTGTCGGCGGCCGCCGTGGCGTCGAGGCCGCTGACCGTTTGTGTCGAGCGTGCGTGGCGCTCCTGGACGTCGACGCGGTGGCGATCTCGCTGGTGTTCGACGGTGCCAACGCCGGCACCCTCGGCTCAAGCGGCCCGCCGGCCAGGCACTACGACGAGCAGCAGTTCATCCTCGGCGAGGGACCGTGCCTTGACTCGGTGGTGCGGCGGGTGCCGGTGCTGGTGGCCGACCTCGCCGCACCGGCCGGTCGACGGTGGCCCCTCTACGGGCCGACATTGCTGGACATGCAGATCAGCGGCGTCTGTGCCATCCCTGTGGCGGTGGCCGGCGAATACGTCGGTGCGCTCGATCTGTTCCGGGTCCGGCCCGGTGCGCTCACCGCCGATCAGCTGGACGGGGCGCTGGTCGCCGCCGAACTGGCCGAAGCGCCTCTGCTGGACCTCCTCGACGCCGATCTGCAGGCCGCCGTCAACGACCCCGGAAGTGACACCTGGGCGGAGCTGAACAAGCTGTCGCGCGCCGAGATCAGCCAGGCCACCGGCATGCTCGTCGCCCAGCTCGAAGTGGAGCCGGACGAAGCCCTGATCCGATTGCGTGCCTTCGCGTATACCAGCGGTCGTCCGGCCACCGAGGTTGCCCACGAGATCCTCAAGCGCCGGCTTCGGTTACCTGACGACCGACATCACGACGACACCGGATAG
- a CDS encoding GAF and ANTAR domain-containing protein has protein sequence MMDDARETQVLDALVSFVDRLLVDVDVVDLLIELTERCAELFDVAAGFLLADQFGKLNLLAASSEQARELELFQLRANEGPCLGCYASGEPVSVADLHGAVLRWPRFVPAALDAGFGSVDAVPMCAAGDVVGALGLFAVRPDALTDADRHLAQTLAHIVCVTIVQDLSPARPSLLPQLRAAFAARVVVDQATSFLREVLGVSVEDAFEILRAYARARGEHLSHVARRLMTDKYSRPVLVAAILEFAGEVRD, from the coding sequence CTGATGGACGACGCGCGAGAAACACAGGTTCTGGACGCGCTGGTGTCCTTCGTCGACCGCCTGCTCGTCGATGTCGACGTGGTGGACCTGCTCATCGAACTCACCGAGCGCTGTGCCGAGCTTTTCGACGTGGCCGCCGGTTTTCTCCTCGCCGACCAGTTCGGCAAGCTGAATCTGCTGGCAGCCAGCTCCGAGCAGGCCCGGGAGTTGGAGTTGTTCCAGCTGCGCGCAAACGAGGGCCCGTGCCTGGGCTGCTACGCGTCGGGTGAGCCGGTATCTGTGGCCGATCTGCACGGCGCTGTCCTGCGGTGGCCGAGGTTTGTGCCCGCGGCGCTGGACGCTGGCTTCGGGTCGGTAGACGCAGTCCCCATGTGCGCGGCCGGTGACGTCGTCGGGGCGCTGGGCCTGTTCGCCGTCAGACCCGACGCGCTCACGGATGCGGACCGCCACCTCGCCCAGACTCTGGCCCACATCGTGTGCGTGACTATCGTGCAGGATCTGTCACCGGCGCGCCCGTCCCTGCTTCCCCAGTTGCGCGCCGCCTTCGCCGCCCGGGTCGTGGTGGACCAGGCGACCAGCTTCCTGCGCGAAGTCCTTGGCGTGTCCGTCGAGGACGCGTTCGAGATCCTGCGCGCCTATGCCCGGGCCCGCGGCGAACACCTGAGTCACGTCGCCCGACGTCTGATGACGGATAAGTACTCCCGCCCGGTCCTGGTCGCGGCGATTCTGGAGTTCGCCGGCGAGGTGCGAGATTAG
- a CDS encoding GAF and ANTAR domain-containing protein, with product MADFDAQPGRARQSDLSAAQREADEIDLYVALTGVASLVADARPARELLGAVAEFATHALPGVDGVSITLAELGQSMMDVRMTSATSGFIAEIDRVQYEELREGPCITSMRTGRAAVSGSLGSDDRWPRFGGRVARMAVHSALSLPLIIDDRVIGAINAYARARDAFGNHAVEVGTRFAVPAAASVYNAQLLASARERTERLQRALGNRAVIDQAIGIIRSRSGVSVEEAFDRLKRLSQADNVKLVAVAERLVDEAVRRARARKNP from the coding sequence ATGGCTGATTTCGATGCACAGCCCGGCCGGGCCAGGCAGTCAGATCTGTCGGCTGCGCAGCGCGAAGCCGACGAGATCGACTTGTACGTGGCACTGACTGGCGTGGCAAGCCTGGTCGCCGACGCCCGGCCCGCAAGGGAACTGCTCGGCGCCGTCGCAGAGTTCGCCACCCACGCCCTACCGGGCGTCGACGGCGTCAGCATCACGTTGGCCGAGTTGGGCCAATCCATGATGGACGTCCGAATGACCTCGGCCACATCAGGTTTCATTGCCGAGATAGACCGGGTGCAGTACGAGGAGTTACGCGAGGGACCGTGCATCACCTCCATGCGCACCGGCCGTGCCGCCGTCAGCGGCTCGCTGGGCAGCGATGACCGCTGGCCGCGCTTCGGCGGCCGAGTGGCCCGGATGGCGGTGCATTCGGCGCTGTCGCTTCCCCTGATCATCGACGATCGCGTGATCGGGGCCATCAATGCCTACGCCCGTGCCCGCGACGCCTTCGGAAACCACGCCGTGGAGGTGGGCACCCGCTTTGCCGTGCCGGCGGCGGCGTCGGTGTACAACGCTCAACTGCTGGCCAGTGCACGGGAGCGCACCGAGCGGCTGCAGCGGGCCCTGGGTAACCGCGCCGTCATCGATCAGGCCATCGGAATCATCCGGAGCCGCTCCGGTGTCAGCGTGGAGGAGGCGTTCGACCGGCTCAAGCGCCTGAGTCAGGCCGACAACGTCAAACTCGTGGCGGTCGCCGAGCGCCTCGTGGATGAGGCGGTGCGCCGGGCACGCGCCAGAAAGAACCCCTAA
- a CDS encoding fatty acyl-AMP ligase, which produces MSRFTETMFANAERSTKGFHTGEPHSPLRQSWAAVHQRARRIAGGLAAAGVNAGDAVAMLAGAPVEIAPAAQGVWMRGASVTMLHQPTPRTDLVRWADETTAVISMISARAVVISDPFMAAAPVLAGLGITVLSITDLLAGEPIDPVDTDDDDVALMQLTSGSTGSPKAVQISHANIVANAEAMTAGCAFDLDTDVIVSWLPCFHDMGMTGYLTVPMYFGAELVKITPMDFLGDILLWPKLIDKYRGTMTAAPNFAYNLLARRLRRQATPGEFDLSSLRWALSGAEQVDPIDVEDLCAAGAPFGLKPEAVIPAYGMAETTVAVSFSECGGGMVVDEVDADLLAVLHRAVPASRGHTRRLVTLGRPLQGLEIRVVDEDGAELPARGIGVIEVRGEPVTKGYVTVAGFIGAQDERGWYDTGDLGYLTETGHVVICGRLKDVIIMAGRNIYPTDIERAAGRVDGVRPGCAVAVRLDAGRSRETFAVAVECKHFEDEAEVRRVERQVAHEVFAEVDVRPRNVVVLEPGTIPKTPSGKLRRAHALSLVN; this is translated from the coding sequence ATGAGCCGATTCACCGAAACCATGTTCGCCAACGCCGAGCGAAGTACCAAGGGCTTCCACACCGGCGAGCCCCACTCGCCGCTTCGGCAGTCCTGGGCAGCAGTGCACCAGCGCGCGCGCAGGATCGCCGGCGGGCTGGCCGCGGCCGGCGTCAACGCCGGCGATGCGGTCGCGATGCTGGCCGGTGCGCCGGTCGAGATCGCGCCTGCCGCTCAAGGCGTCTGGATGCGCGGCGCCAGCGTCACGATGCTGCACCAGCCCACACCGCGCACCGACCTGGTCCGCTGGGCTGACGAGACCACCGCCGTGATCAGCATGATCTCGGCCAGGGCCGTGGTGATCTCCGATCCCTTCATGGCGGCCGCCCCAGTACTGGCCGGCCTGGGCATCACCGTGCTGAGCATCACTGATCTGCTCGCCGGGGAGCCGATCGATCCCGTCGACACCGACGACGACGACGTCGCGCTGATGCAGTTGACGAGCGGCTCCACCGGGTCGCCGAAGGCCGTGCAGATCAGCCATGCCAACATCGTCGCCAACGCCGAGGCCATGACCGCCGGCTGCGCCTTCGACCTCGACACCGACGTGATCGTCAGCTGGCTGCCGTGCTTCCACGACATGGGGATGACGGGGTATCTGACAGTGCCGATGTACTTCGGCGCCGAGCTGGTCAAGATCACCCCGATGGATTTTCTCGGCGATATCTTGTTGTGGCCGAAGCTGATCGACAAGTACCGGGGCACGATGACCGCCGCGCCGAACTTCGCCTACAACCTGCTCGCACGACGGTTGCGCCGGCAGGCGACGCCGGGCGAATTCGATCTGTCCTCACTGCGATGGGCGCTCTCGGGCGCCGAACAGGTGGATCCGATCGACGTCGAGGATCTCTGCGCCGCCGGTGCCCCCTTCGGCCTCAAACCCGAGGCGGTCATCCCCGCCTACGGGATGGCCGAGACGACGGTCGCCGTGTCCTTCTCCGAATGCGGCGGAGGCATGGTCGTCGACGAAGTGGACGCCGACCTGCTCGCCGTGCTGCACCGCGCGGTCCCGGCGAGCCGGGGCCACACCCGCCGCCTCGTCACCCTGGGCCGACCGTTGCAGGGCCTCGAGATTCGGGTCGTCGACGAAGACGGCGCCGAGCTTCCCGCCAGAGGTATCGGCGTCATCGAGGTCCGCGGCGAGCCGGTGACCAAGGGCTACGTCACCGTCGCCGGCTTCATCGGCGCTCAGGATGAGCGCGGGTGGTACGACACCGGCGATCTCGGCTATCTGACCGAGACCGGCCACGTCGTGATCTGTGGGCGTCTCAAAGATGTCATCATCATGGCCGGCCGCAACATCTATCCCACCGACATCGAGCGTGCCGCGGGTCGCGTCGACGGGGTACGGCCCGGATGCGCCGTCGCGGTACGGCTGGACGCCGGCCGGTCGCGGGAGACGTTCGCAGTCGCGGTGGAGTGTAAACACTTCGAGGATGAAGCCGAGGTGCGCCGCGTCGAACGGCAGGTGGCCCACGAGGTGTTCGCCGAGGTCGACGTGCGACCGCGCAACGTTGTGGTGCTGGAGCCCGGCACCATCCCGAAGACACCGTCAGGGAAGCTGCGGCGTGCGCATGCGCTCTCGCTGGTGAACTGA